A single genomic interval of Arthrobacter sp. NicSoilB8 harbors:
- a CDS encoding IclR family transcriptional regulator — protein MAEKAPGGVQSVERVFELLELITDAGGDVTLSELSSSTDLPLPTIHRLLRTLVTLGYIRQLPNRRYALGPRLIRLGEAANKQLGALARPQLQSLVERLGETANMAVLDSDMVMYVAQVPSLHSMRMITEVGRRGYMHATGMGKAILAELDDETVRGIVTRKGMPTPTPKSIGDVESLLADLKLIRSRGYSIDEEEQEIGVRCFAIAIPNAPTPAAISVSGPVSRVDEAFADRAVPLLREAALAISQDLNKS, from the coding sequence ATGGCGGAAAAAGCCCCCGGTGGCGTGCAGTCCGTTGAACGCGTTTTCGAGCTTCTGGAACTGATTACTGATGCCGGCGGCGACGTCACACTCAGCGAACTCTCGTCCTCCACCGACCTGCCGCTTCCCACCATCCACCGGCTGCTCCGCACTCTCGTCACCCTGGGCTACATCCGGCAGCTGCCGAACCGCCGCTATGCCCTGGGCCCGCGCCTGATCCGCCTGGGCGAGGCGGCGAACAAGCAGCTGGGGGCGCTGGCCCGGCCGCAGCTCCAGTCCCTCGTGGAACGGCTCGGGGAAACCGCCAACATGGCGGTGCTGGACTCCGACATGGTCATGTACGTTGCCCAGGTCCCGTCCCTGCACTCCATGCGGATGATCACCGAGGTGGGCCGCCGCGGTTACATGCATGCCACCGGAATGGGCAAGGCGATCCTGGCCGAACTGGACGACGAGACGGTGCGCGGCATCGTCACGCGGAAGGGCATGCCCACCCCCACCCCGAAGAGCATCGGCGATGTCGAGTCCCTGCTGGCGGACTTGAAGCTGATCCGCAGCCGCGGCTATTCCATCGACGAGGAGGAGCAGGAGATCGGCGTCCGCTGCTTCGCCATCGCCATCCCCAACGCGCCGACCCCCGCGGCGATTTCCGTCTCCGGTCCCGTTTCCCGGGTGGACGAAGCCTTCGCCGACCGGGCGGTGCCGTTGCTGCGCGAGGCGGCCCTGGCCATTTCCCAGGACCTCAACAAGAGCTGA
- a CDS encoding nucleoside deaminase yields the protein MADTVTAQAYLARSIELATANVMNSGGPFGAVIVTADGQVFDGVNRVTATNDPTAHAEVTAIRRACTELGRFELSGATLYASCEPCPMCLASALWARVDRVVFAAGRHDAASVGFDDAAFYEYFENGQPEAVMPVHKLELDGPGAPSVLQPFTAWSALQTRIDY from the coding sequence ATGGCTGACACCGTCACGGCCCAGGCGTACCTCGCCCGCTCAATCGAGCTGGCCACGGCCAACGTCATGAACAGCGGAGGCCCGTTCGGGGCCGTCATCGTCACCGCGGACGGGCAAGTGTTCGACGGCGTCAACCGCGTCACCGCCACCAACGATCCCACCGCCCACGCCGAGGTCACTGCCATCCGCCGGGCCTGCACCGAGCTTGGCCGGTTCGAACTGAGCGGGGCCACCCTCTACGCCAGCTGTGAGCCGTGCCCCATGTGCCTGGCATCCGCGCTGTGGGCCCGTGTGGACCGGGTGGTTTTCGCCGCCGGCCGGCATGACGCCGCCTCCGTGGGATTCGACGACGCCGCCTTCTACGAGTACTTCGAGAACGGCCAGCCGGAGGCTGTGATGCCCGTGCACAAGCTGGAGCTTGACGGTCCGGGCGCGCCGTCCGTGCTGCAGCCGTTCACCGCCTGGAGCGCCCTCCAGACCCGGATCGACTACTAG
- a CDS encoding 8-oxoguanine deaminase: MPTLSPESRLWIKNPLGAFTANSLDASGGVVVSGGVIVEVLAVGQLPSAPCQEIFDAGRHVMLPGLINTHHHFYQTLTRAWGPVANAPLFPWLQNLYPVWARLAPRDLELATTVALAELLLSGCTTAADHHYLFPEGMEDAIDIEVRAVRGLGMRATLTRGSMSLGEDDGGLPPQSTVQSPDVILADSERLIREYHQRGAGATVQIALAPCSPFSVTREIMAESAALAERHDVRLHTHLAETLDEEDFCREMFGLRTVDYLDSVGWLGGRTWLGHGIHFTDSEIAALGAAGTAVAHCATSNMRLASGTARVLELEDAGVPVGLGVDGSASNDASNMILEARQALYLQRLRYGAQVPVERALGWATRGSAAVLGRPDLGQLAPGMQADLALFTLDELRFSGSHDPVAALLLCAADRADRVMVGGQWRVVDGHIPGLDMSGLIAQHSAAARKLVRG, from the coding sequence ATGCCTACGCTATCCCCCGAATCCCGGCTCTGGATCAAGAACCCCCTCGGCGCCTTCACCGCCAACAGCCTCGACGCCTCGGGCGGAGTCGTGGTGAGCGGCGGCGTGATCGTGGAAGTGCTTGCCGTCGGGCAGCTGCCCTCGGCGCCGTGCCAGGAGATCTTCGACGCCGGCCGCCACGTGATGCTGCCGGGGCTCATCAACACGCACCACCACTTCTACCAGACCCTCACCCGGGCCTGGGGGCCGGTGGCCAACGCGCCGCTTTTCCCCTGGCTGCAGAACCTGTATCCCGTGTGGGCCCGCCTCGCGCCCCGCGACCTGGAGCTGGCCACGACAGTGGCGCTGGCGGAACTGCTCCTCTCCGGCTGCACCACGGCGGCGGACCATCACTACTTGTTCCCGGAGGGCATGGAAGATGCCATCGACATCGAGGTCCGGGCGGTGCGCGGGCTCGGCATGCGGGCCACGCTCACCAGGGGCTCCATGAGCCTGGGAGAGGACGACGGCGGCCTGCCGCCCCAGTCCACGGTGCAGTCACCGGACGTGATCCTGGCGGACAGCGAACGGCTCATTCGGGAATACCACCAGCGCGGCGCCGGCGCCACGGTCCAGATTGCGCTGGCCCCCTGCTCACCGTTTTCGGTGACCCGGGAGATCATGGCGGAGAGCGCCGCCCTGGCCGAGCGGCATGACGTGCGGCTGCACACCCACCTCGCCGAGACCCTGGACGAGGAGGATTTCTGCCGGGAGATGTTCGGCCTGCGGACCGTGGACTATCTGGACAGCGTGGGCTGGCTGGGCGGCCGCACATGGCTGGGCCACGGCATCCACTTCACAGATTCCGAGATCGCCGCACTGGGGGCCGCCGGCACCGCCGTGGCCCATTGCGCCACCTCCAACATGCGCCTGGCATCCGGCACGGCCAGGGTGCTGGAACTGGAGGACGCGGGCGTCCCCGTGGGGCTGGGCGTGGACGGCTCGGCGTCGAACGATGCCTCCAACATGATCCTGGAGGCGCGGCAGGCACTGTATCTGCAGCGGCTGCGCTACGGCGCGCAGGTCCCGGTGGAGCGGGCGCTGGGGTGGGCCACGCGGGGCTCCGCCGCAGTCCTGGGCCGGCCGGACTTGGGCCAACTAGCCCCGGGGATGCAGGCGGACCTGGCCCTCTTCACCCTGGACGAACTGCGTTTCTCCGGCAGCCACGATCCTGTCGCGGCCCTGCTGCTGTGCGCGGCCGACAGGGCGGACCGAGTGATGGTGGGCGGGCAGTGGCGCGTGGTGGACGGGCACATACCGGGACTGGACATGTCCGGGCTCATTGCCCAGCACTCGGCGGCGGCGCGGAAGCTGGTCCGCGGGTAG
- a CDS encoding nucleobase:cation symporter-2 family protein, protein MNMKKKPPGVKSRPGRTPSDRPEDERLPLGSTFAYGLQHVLTMYGGIIAPPLIIGAAAGMPAQDIGVLIAACLFVGGLATILQTLGIPFFGSRLPLVQGVSFAGVSTMVAIVNTGGGIQSVFGSVIAASLIGLLITPLFSKIIRFFPPVVTGTVITVIGLTLMPVAANWAMGGNKAAPTYGSMANIGLAAATMAIVLLLSKVGSATISRLSILLAMVLGTVIAFIAGMTDFSKVGQGAIVAFPTPFAFGPPTFHLAAIISMLIVILVTLTETSADIIAVGEIVGTKVDSKRIGDGLRADMLSSAVSPLFSSFTQSAFAQNVGLVAITGIKSRFVVSAGGVILVVLGLLPVLGRVVAAVPTPVLGGAGVVLFGTVAASGIRTLAKVEYKNNMNLIIVAASIGFGMIPIAAPAFYDQFPSWFATIFHSGISSAAVMAIALNLLFNHLKAGNSENQSVFVAGTERIVREQDLKCLADGDRFEGGKLIDCDGKEVPVQSASTSGH, encoded by the coding sequence ATGAACATGAAAAAGAAGCCGCCCGGGGTCAAATCCCGTCCGGGCCGCACGCCGTCCGACCGCCCCGAAGATGAGCGCCTTCCGCTCGGAAGCACCTTCGCCTACGGCCTCCAGCACGTCCTGACGATGTACGGCGGCATCATCGCGCCGCCGCTGATCATCGGCGCGGCCGCCGGAATGCCGGCGCAGGACATCGGCGTGCTGATCGCCGCCTGCCTCTTTGTGGGCGGCCTGGCCACCATTCTCCAGACCCTGGGCATTCCGTTCTTCGGTTCCAGGCTCCCCCTGGTCCAGGGCGTCTCGTTCGCCGGCGTCTCGACGATGGTCGCGATCGTCAATACCGGCGGCGGAATCCAGTCCGTGTTCGGCTCCGTGATTGCCGCGTCGTTGATCGGCCTGCTCATCACCCCGCTGTTCTCCAAGATCATCCGCTTCTTCCCGCCGGTGGTCACCGGAACGGTCATCACCGTCATCGGCCTGACCCTGATGCCGGTGGCCGCGAACTGGGCCATGGGCGGGAACAAAGCGGCGCCCACCTACGGCAGCATGGCCAACATCGGGCTGGCGGCGGCGACCATGGCCATCGTGCTGCTGCTCAGCAAGGTCGGCAGTGCCACGATTTCGCGGCTTTCCATCCTGCTGGCCATGGTGCTGGGCACGGTGATCGCCTTCATCGCCGGGATGACCGACTTCTCCAAGGTCGGGCAGGGCGCCATCGTCGCGTTCCCCACCCCGTTTGCCTTCGGTCCGCCCACGTTCCACCTGGCCGCGATCATCTCCATGCTGATCGTGATCCTGGTGACCCTGACGGAGACGTCCGCGGACATCATCGCCGTGGGCGAAATCGTCGGAACCAAGGTGGATTCCAAGCGCATCGGCGACGGCCTGCGGGCCGACATGCTCTCCAGCGCCGTCTCGCCGCTGTTCAGCTCCTTCACCCAGAGCGCCTTCGCCCAGAACGTGGGGCTGGTGGCCATCACGGGCATCAAGAGCCGCTTCGTGGTCAGCGCCGGCGGCGTCATCCTGGTGGTCCTGGGCCTCCTGCCGGTCCTGGGCCGGGTGGTGGCCGCGGTGCCGACTCCGGTCCTGGGCGGCGCCGGCGTCGTGCTCTTCGGCACAGTGGCGGCCAGCGGCATCCGGACCCTGGCCAAGGTGGAGTACAAGAACAATATGAACCTGATCATCGTGGCCGCCTCGATCGGTTTCGGCATGATCCCGATTGCCGCCCCGGCCTTCTATGACCAGTTCCCGTCCTGGTTCGCCACCATCTTCCACTCGGGCATCAGCTCGGCCGCGGTGATGGCCATCGCACTGAACCTGCTCTTCAACCACCTCAAGGCGGGCAACTCGGAGAACCAGTCGGTGTTCGTGGCCGGCACCGAGCGGATCGTGCGCGAACAGGACCTCAAGTGCCTGGCCGACGGCGACCGCTTCGAAGGCGGCAAGCTGATCGACTGCGACGGCAAGGAAGTTCCCGTGCAGTCCGCCTCGACGTCCGGACACTAG
- the pucL gene encoding factor-independent urate hydroxylase, giving the protein MNNKIVLGQNQYGKAEVRVVKITRDTDRHEIEDLNVTSQLRGDFAAAHLEGDNSHVVATDTQKNTIYAFARAGIGSPEAFLLRLGEHFTSSFDWVTGGRWEAESYSWDRIQAHGAAHDHSFVRSGQEVRTAVLVRDGADQHLISGLKDLTVLKSTQSGFVGYPRDKYTTLPETTDRILATDVSARWRYKTGTDFSSLDFNKSYEDVKGLLLEGFTEKYSHALQQTLFDMGTKVLEAHGEIEEIKFSMPNKHHFLVDLSPFGLDNPNEVFFAADRPYGLIEATVQRDDAAPAEIAWAGIAGFC; this is encoded by the coding sequence ATGAACAACAAGATCGTCCTCGGACAGAACCAGTACGGTAAGGCCGAAGTCCGCGTCGTCAAGATCACCCGCGACACGGACCGCCACGAAATCGAAGACCTGAACGTCACCTCGCAGCTCCGCGGCGACTTCGCGGCCGCCCACCTGGAAGGCGACAACAGCCACGTGGTGGCAACGGACACGCAAAAGAACACCATTTACGCCTTCGCCCGGGCGGGCATCGGTTCCCCGGAGGCCTTCCTGCTCCGGCTGGGCGAGCATTTCACGTCGAGCTTCGACTGGGTGACCGGCGGCCGCTGGGAGGCAGAGTCCTACAGCTGGGACCGCATCCAGGCGCACGGCGCTGCCCACGACCACTCCTTTGTGCGCAGCGGCCAGGAAGTCCGGACCGCTGTGCTGGTGCGCGACGGCGCAGACCAGCACCTCATTTCGGGGCTGAAGGACCTGACCGTCCTCAAGTCCACGCAGTCCGGCTTCGTCGGCTACCCGCGGGACAAGTACACCACCCTGCCGGAGACCACGGACCGGATCCTCGCCACCGACGTTTCCGCCCGCTGGCGTTACAAGACCGGCACGGACTTCAGTTCCCTCGACTTCAACAAGAGCTACGAGGACGTCAAGGGCCTCCTCCTGGAAGGCTTCACCGAAAAGTACTCGCACGCCCTGCAGCAGACCCTGTTCGACATGGGCACCAAGGTCCTGGAGGCGCACGGCGAGATCGAGGAAATCAAGTTCTCGATGCCCAACAAGCACCACTTCCTGGTGGACCTCTCGCCGTTTGGCCTCGACAACCCCAACGAGGTCTTCTTCGCCGCCGACCGCCCCTACGGCCTGATCGAGGCGACGGTCCAGCGCGACGACGCCGCACCTGCCGAGATCGCCTGGGCCGGCATCGCCGGTTTCTGCTAG